The Macrobrachium rosenbergii isolate ZJJX-2024 chromosome 12, ASM4041242v1, whole genome shotgun sequence region tgcccacactctcttactctcccatacttatcctgacaaaacctttcaaactcctaaagaaatcatgcacatccctccTTCCATACTCAtcatacctttcacaccggggtacctcctcacatacatagcctttctccacttctttctcactttcactcactttcgctactttcactctgtcctttcataccctcttcccgaatacaaagagtccactttccggcacttacattcatcttactcattacactcttcttcttccttttatccaCTTTATCCATTCACCCCTCCATCCACCTCATTATCACTACtatcttcaccctctcccttctttcctgcctttccccttcctgcccttcttaccagtttcctttccttttcccttcttccctttttcttcccctgacttatccttactttccctctgttccttcccttgcttttcattccccttttcccttaccccctgcctctcattctctcgtttcttacttcctattcccatatcactttcatcactcacgcgaatgaacaaaaaagaagacacatgcaccatcaatgttgGTACAAAAACCCAGATCAAAATTAATTTCGAACtgcccgtccactttcaaggttggacctcaactaccCAAGACTCTCCCAAAACCGAAATCTACCtaacattttcacagacagacagcgccccGAACGACTCCAACAACctaaccactcacaacgacaattacactcgctctctctctctctctctctctctctctctctctctctctctctctctctctctctctctctctctctcacaaaacgttgggaaatgctaaatacaaaacaaattcattcatcctctataattctcccctttttagcatttcccaactaacacctttcacactgcattcaaattgccttacgaacacccacggatgctcactagcaggtcctctagatcgctcaaggggcacgcaatcattctctcagaatcactttctcttccagcaacattcagattcacattttctcctccattctctctcagattcacgctatcttcttcactactaccactctcaatttcatccacaatctcatctataccctctaactcatTCCTGAATACCTCCCAATTcctcaactaacccatcccattcgccaTTGACCTTCTtgaattcttgcaacgattcattcatgctttcaatcactcgcaTATTACTGCCACGCTCTCTTACCTTACACTTTCGCCACCTCCAACCATTCACTTACCCCCTACACgctcagtcaactcagttatatcaaacccgcatatgctatacgtccctattcataccatcccattcatctgtattacacgctttatcactcattttcactttggcactcacacttctatcacacaacttacgatcattccatTCACTTacattcttccctttcttacgtttctaccatactctatcaaaacaaattgctgatcctccatgcacaagctctcatgcatacttggttcacccaatatcgatttcaaccatttatacaccccattctctctcccatattccggtacatccttccatctacgcaattggttatgatACGCCATATTTCTCCACTTTCCCTTCAAAGGTAATCGAAGGAGTCAGTAGTCCAGGTACAGAATGACGTTCCAGAACATGAAGTCAAATGCTCGAGGAGTGAGGACTTGAGAGTAGGCTTGCCATAGAGAGGCCAGAACACAGATCCTCGCACTAGACAACTCTGTCCTGCCAGACGGACTTGAGATACTCCCAAAGCCCAACAGAGACATGGAAGGATACTTTCTGCATAACTCAGGTTTTCATTCAAAAGCCCTTGTTCtattctaagagaaaaaaaatggctctGCGGGCTGTGCACATTCACTGACTACTATGCGGTCTCACAGACAACCAGGGGAACTTGCAGATCCTCATCCCAACCCACAGATCACCATGCGGACTCTGACAGTCAGCAGACACTTGGACATTTGAGCGGACTCGGTTATAATGGACTCGATAACACTACGCACAGGCCGAAGACATGCGCAGAAAACACGGAAACCTAGCACAGGTATAACTATGGGTTTGACAAACTAAGCCAAACCCTTCTGCAGAACAGACACAGTTCTCTCAACTATGTCCTGAGGGAAGGGGAAATGTAGGCCTGGAGGTGAAAATAACGGCTGAATGCAATTGTGCGACTTCCTCAGCAGTAAATGAGCAcccaagttttcttttcttgaggttTCAAAGTAAAGAGTGGAGATTTCTAAAAGACATCTCAATCGCCCTTATCCACCCACAACAGGACTCAGACACAAACCATGGTAATGTCTCTCAACTAAAAACTGGAAGTCCTCTAACTTCTTATCCAGAGCTCCTGCTGTATAAGAGGAGGGAACTTTCTTCACAAAGCTCAAAAATACTGGACATAAATGTCCTCCTAAAAGGGGACCTCTCTATATCCAGACTAATGCTCTCCGCATGGCGCCCATATGTGGGAGACTGATACTGACGAATTGGTGCCAGGTTATCAGGAACTGGAGCCAGTCACTTGAAAAAACCAGAGCCAGGTGCTCAATCGGGAACTGGCGTTCATGAAAGAACAACAATGTATACTAAAAAAAACTGTCTGTGAGCAGGTGATAAATGTTCACAGGCAGGAGTCAAGTACTGGATGGATATTGACACTCTGTAGTGAGCGCCAAGCGTTCTTGAATAAGCTCTGAGTGTTCGGGAATTGGTGCTGGACGCTCAGGAGTTGGTGCCGAACTTTTGGCAACCAGTGCCAAGAGCACAGAGAAGAATCTCTAGTCCGTTGGAACGTAATAGGAGACATCTCGTCGTCACTACATCTCTTCAAGGGTTGGGACGCGCCTTGAAAAACAGCTAGAACACTTGTCAAGGATAATTTTGAGTCCGACGACAACTGGTGGGCACTAAAAGGGATGCCCTTCCAACGGCAGTCTGAAGGTCTTCCACTACACGAACTGTGAGTGACAGGTTCTACCAAGGATATGACTTGCCGTGGGCAAACCGCGTCAACCTCCTTTGGACTTTCGGaatatcttcttccttttatctaGGAGAGTCGAGAGGGGGGGGTCTATGAGCACTGGACAAGAGTTTTGGTGCTAAATACTGGTGCTCCACAACTGAAAGTACAAGAGACAAGCACCATGGACTTCCAAACTGGAATCTATATCACTAAAGCACACCCTTTTGGAGGCCTTTTCAATGGTTGTATGCCGATGCCTGGAAACGGACAACAGGCTTGATTGAGAGAGGCAACTACCCGGGGGGCAAACCCGTTCAGACTCCCCTGGACTGcaagtatgtcttctcccaggtttagggaggcaggacagtgacctttggtCTAGGAGATCCGACAGGCTGGATAGTCACCTCGTCCCCCCCACACTTTCGcaagatgccttttcagtggctgtctgtcgccATCTAGACCATGCagcaggttcgactgagggggtaCTACCCAAGTAACTTCTCATCAGCCTccttggactttcagtatgacttCTCCCCAAGTTctgggagtatgacagtgacttagaTCTAGAGAACCAGAGGGGGTCGGATAAACACCTCCTCCAATGCACAACACTACACTATCACAAGGTTAACTTGTGTTAACCCatacacaagactggcaaaggcaTGGGAAGGAAGTGAGGGAACCAGGTACGAGACAAAATAAGAGGGCTAGTAGtaggagaaaaaattaatgtaggAAGATTTGGTGCTAGACGATTGGAAGCTGGCGCTGGGTGATCCCAGAATGTAAATGGCACCCAGTGTAGCAGGGTGCCAGGCAAATTAGTAGCTCCAGAAGCTCGTGATCACTCCTACGCCCTGTCAAAGCTACCAGGCACTTCTGGGTGCTTACACGCATTCTTGGCTCAAGAGAGCCAATTTATCCAAAGGCCTATCGCCGccaaaataagtaatttctctccttactacattctaCCCTTACACTTGtttagttctctgcaaaggaGTGTGTAATAAGAACATGTTCTAAATCAATTCTTTACCGACAACTGTTTTGAAGTACACAAAGTAGCATTGTCTCAATTCCTTATCAAACACTATTAGAGACTTGCTGATATGTATTCGCCACCGAAAACATTGGTTCAGTGGCGAacaaaatattttcgttataatTCACTACTCGGTAAAGGAGAGTTAATCAAATGATTGCAAAATAGCTGTAGCGAAATATGATAAACCTGAATCatatcttaataacaaaacaataaaatactgatcctgaaagctgtaggctAGAAGGCTACCTGAAatcagcaataatatttcagcaaAATCCAGTTATCTAACCGCAAATAATATACAAAGATGCTGCAAACACCGATGTTTACACTGGGCACGGCAGAAAGAGAATGAgcttgtctgctaagtcgttcctagtacAGTGTTCCCGTTAGTGAGtgggactggtcacctacactaaacaatcgaagcgctaaagtgaattttaaaatttaagctgcctcacgagtggaaagtatagctatataattacttggtaagttacttttatgGAAAGTGCAAGTATAGTCTACCTTCAGAATCTAAGACACTCAAGAATATTTCAAAGATGAAGTGTTAATGCATCCCTAAATAAGCATGTTGCATACAGTAACTATGACTGCATAAGACACTGGATTACTCTTTCGGAGGAAAAGAACAAAGTACTGAAACCTCAAcagaaaaaaacaggttttgagttaggaaaaacctgtttttggtagtcattgctgagtcctcaaggagttacccagCAATGGTGTGCCAGCACTCCATGGTGACTACACTAgtatcaaaaaaaatttttttagcctggtcactatgacacgtgatagagtataatggactcaaagatatgagggcatttttccttatcttcagcaaagctgaacccagtttttcctatgtcaaaaactGCTCTATACAAACTTTGTTTGaacctttaaatatttcttttccagcCAATTTTTGTTTCTCAATAGCAGCTTACTCTTTTCCTTTTGCATGGTAATAAGAATGCCTTGTTTTATTTGTGAatcaattcttaaatttacaacAGCACATGAAAATCTGAGtggactgaaaaagaaatataagcagCCTTTGGTAAGTTATCATAAACCTTTCAAATATTTCTAAggcctaaaaaataataaagctgtAAACTAAAATTTACTGCAAACAGATCATATACATACTCATCCTAAACATTTCTGTCCTTGCTCCAAATACTGTATACAGCACACTCAAAACCATACAGTGTACATAACAACTTGTTTATCAACTATGCTGCATGTCCTGAGTATCAATTGAAAACTTGATCATCAAACTGCAACTGTCATTTCCTTATCCAATGCAATTTATGCAATCTCCccatagaatataaaatattcgtCTTCAAGACCTTCACATGCTCATCCAGTTCAATTTAGTTGTAAGCTTTCTACACTATACAAATGAAGCTTCTAGTCTACCCTATAGCCTGGGGGACCAAAGAAACCAAAATATCAATAGTCACAATAGGTTGAAGTTAATATGTCTGAAAAAATTACTCTCTTCACTGGACTGGGGCTGATTCAGTGGACAGTGATCAATAGGATGGGAGGTGACATGAACACAAAGTTTACCAGAGTCAGAACAATAATCTCAAAATGCCCGTAGGCTGTAGAGACATTCTCATTCTCTATTTGCATTCACAACTGTGTCATcaacctctcttctctccttttccccattatttctttgttttcatcatcctttatcactaggttcctttctctcttgtctctttCCTCATTTCTCACTCTTGGCATTTGGTGTCACAGAACAGCAACATCTGGCTGTAACTAAACTTATTGCTGTTAATAATGCTCCTCTACCTATGCCAACTCAAAGCATGTGCAGCATGGgtgaacaaaatgaataaaataaaaaccaaaatgccAATCATTCCTGTAAGGATTGTTACATGCAGTGGCAAAGATTATATAAAACTTGTTAGCTATCGGCGTACttgaccatcatcatcaccacagaTAGCTTTTTCTATTAAGTAGTAAGATACACTTCCCCTCAAAACTGTTTTCATCAACCCACATTGTGCATATggtactttatttactttttgttgtttttgtttgtaattgtaaAATCTAGTTCTGTGGAAGTCTTCATTCTTAGAGCCCTTGGCTTCACAGAAATTTCTATTCAtgcatttataagtttttttaataCTGCTCACAGTACAAGCTAATGTTTCTGATATTACTGAACTTCAAATGTGAAAATATGTTGTTTGAGAATTAAACTGCTTAGAGTGACACAACTTCTACTGTCAGGTAGTGGTGTATAATCACTGGCAAACAGTAATTAAATCGTTAATATGCTTCTATACTATTTAAGAGCTGAATTACAATGCAATTCTTTGATATAAAGCATCAATACATTAAAAGATCTATGTTCCTACTTGCaaataagcaaaaatttattcatatatatatatatatacagtactggcTCAAAAACTAAGGATGATGGAGAGAGATTCTAATAAATCTCAGCAACTTGGTAGATGACTCAGgacattcatattaaaatttgGATAAATGATCATCCTTGGTTTATGGATTCTTGCAAATTAGCAAACCATGATAAACTGATTAACTATAACATAATTATGGTACCAAAGTGTTTATCTCAGTTGGACATTCAAAACACTGATGAAGTTGTTGTTAACCCTTGCTGATTCAGACCACTTCCAATTCTGTCTGTGCTACAAGAACCTTACATTTAGCTCTTACATAAAAAATCCACTTTGGGTGGTACActgaaattcttaaaataatatattggtTTTTGCTGGGTCTTTTCTAGGTCTATATGTCATACAGAAGATTCCatcaattttaaatatattttatagatttttctatttttctatgtaCAATGTAATTTTGTCATCAGAATCTTTACAGTTGAGAATAAGATGACATAATTTTACGTCACTAGAATCTGCAAGGGTTATGTAAGAAAATACATtcatcaaagatttaaaaataatctaaagACCAAAGAAAAGATAACTTACCTTGTGATTTTCTTCCACAGATTTGATCTTATCTTTCATCTGGCACACATCATTACCAAGATCGTCAATCTTTTTCTGGAGCTGTGCACTATCCTCTCGCAATTTTTGATTTTCTTGCTCCAGTTTTTTCGCTTCTCTTTCCCATGTgtctttttcctttaaaagatCAGTGGCCTTCTCACTAATTGCTTGTTTCTCTTTACTGTTGttgtcttccatttttttcttgtcaACATTTAAAGATGCAAATTCTCTCTCAAgggttattttttcttcagaaagaatggtcaatttcttttctaaattctGTTTCTCATCCAAAAGAGACTTCTCCTTAGTTGCACTTTGACTTTTTAAAGTTTCCaacatattttcaaaactttctttttctgtctctacAGTCTTCTTTGCTTGAAGAACACTGTCATGTTCTGCACAAATTTTATTTAGCTGCAATGTTTGTTTTTCTAAGGAGTTTTCTAAGTTATCTTTTGCTGCTGATATTTCCTTGAAAGCTTCACtaagtttctcattttcttgCCTTAAAGCAAACAATTGTTCTTGCAAGCTCTTTACTACCTCTGTCTTCTCACTGTCTCCAGATGCAATCTGGTTTTCAAATTCAGCACACCTTTTATCAGAAGTTGacaattttctctcagtttcatcTAGTTTTTTCTCAAGAACACACTTATCATTACTTGAatccatcaattttttttcaaatacaagtttttcttcatttataataTCCAGCTCTTTTCTTAATCTACTCAGTTGAAAGCACTCTTGCTTTAAATTGTCACAGAACTTTCTGTAAACTAATGCCAGCTCAAGAAAAATGCTCTCAAACTGAGAACTTCTTTCTGTGGAACTCTCCAAAGCCACTGTCACACTATTTGAGAAATTAATCAAACTGTTACTCAACTTTTCAAAACATTCAGCATGTACATCCCAATCAGATTCACTGTACAAGGACAATTTGCCTTTAAAATGTCTCTGGAATTTATCAAGTGATTCCAGAACATTGTCAAACCTTTCTTCATATCCAGATTCCAGCTGCTTGGATGCAACTGAATTCAGCAATTCTAGAATACCTTTCATAACCTGGCCTACATCAGATTCAGTAGATAGACGCGACTGGCTTAAGGGATATAATTTTCTACACACCATCATTAGAGAATTCCCTGATGACTCTATATCAGTCAGAGTGGATTCACTATTCTTGACATCATTTTCAAGCTGCTTGACACTTTCTGAGAGTTTATCATTCAGTGACTTCAAATCTTTTATCTCTGAAGTTAACAACTCTACAGTTTCCTTCTGTTTTTCATCATCTTTCAATTTTACATTTGCTTCATTCTCATACTTGGATATGACATCTTTCAGACATTCTTCTTGCTTCtcaacatttttcaaatgttcTCTTTGCAGCCTCACATCACTTTCTAGGTTTTCACATCGTTTTATAAGTTCTGACTTCTCTTCAGAAATACTATACAATTCATCCTGCAATTTCTCcaattcctcaattttttctgaaaatgactTATTTCTGTCAACCAAGTGAACTCTctcattctccattttctttaatttctcatttatttcattcacttcattgcatttttcctttaacttttcaTCAAAATTAGCATTCTGCTCACTCTTTTCATTCAACTGTCTTTGCAAAATACCTATCTGTTcttcaagttttgtattttcaacTTTGAGCTGTTTTAACTTCTCATCAGACTGCATTTTTCCTTCAAGAAGCTCCTGTTCCTTTGTATCTTTTAATGTACTTTCTGTGCTAGCTTTTAGCAATTCTGCTTTCATTTCATCAATTTGTAAAGAATACTTTTGGTGAATATCCTCATTCTCTAACTTCACATGTTCAACCTCTCCCTGTAAGCACTTGTTACTTTCTGCCATAGTTTGAAGTTCATCTTTCAAAAGACTCAACTCATGATTAGTTGATTCACTACTCTGTGAAGCAACTTCCAGTTTTTCTTTGAGACAGTCAATTTCCTTCTGAAGTGTGTGTACTTTTTCTTGTGCTTCTTTCAAAACTGTTTCAGAACTACTTATTTGGGATTTATGTTTGCAAACCTCATCTTCcaattcttttatctttatctgaTCTACCTCTTTGtgcttctccccctccctctctttttGTAATGAGGCAACCTGGCTTTCCAAGACTTTAAGCTTTTCTTCAAGTTTCTTCTTCTCACTTTTGGAGGATTCTAGAATAATAGCATCtgcctttttctcttctttcagtaatttCACCTCACCCTCCAATTTGATACTTTTGGCAACAATTTTCTGATACTTTTGCAATTCCTCCTCAATTGTAGTTTTCTCTTCAAGTAACTTCTTGCACTTAGTTTTCAAAATGTCAACCTGGCCATTTTGAGCTTCAAGGTTTTCTACTGTTTCCTGGAAAAGAATTGTtacaaataaagtttttattttcaaaagcataaaaataatgcaacaggataattacataatttttcaagACAAACACTAAAATTGAATGACACATTAGGAATGAAAATCAAACATTCTTAATTGATCATTCTCAAAGAACATATTCCTTCAAGCACTAGcttaaaataattattctaaaCCTAAGTCTATCAGCTGATCTGCAAATAGAAACAATATGTTCTTACACCCAATTAAAGGCTTCAACAACATTTATTGTAAGAAATGACAAGGTATCACAGTTAAGTTTAATATAACACAGGAAAAATTTGAGTAGCTTGTGAGGCTTAGCAATAAGAgtagtatacattttatattttcatatttaatgagaTATTAACTggatttgaaaacaatgatgtgAAAGaatgtagtactgtactgtaatttacaATATTACAACTTCTGAAACATAATTACTACACtatcaaatgtatttttatattatttattgaaaaagcaTGTTTGCTATCCTACACTGCAATAAGTTTGATGAAAAACAGTAGCTAATAACAACTCCTCACATATAACAACAATCATTCAAATCGAGAACGGGATAcactgtatatcaggtccacaataatattcaatggtattcaaagatacacaaaatatgtgtacagtatatccaaAAATAAAGTACACAGTATAACTGatactaattttttcatttacaaagcaaTTCCACATGCTCCAAGCACACCTAAGTGTCTACTAACTTATACTACAAACTACTTTCATATACGCTGTAGTCCCCCAGTATATGTAAAGAATTACATCCAAATGACAGCAACTGCCATTAATACATTACCACAGAGTACTGTTTTTCATAAACAGTGGTACCTCAGTACTTGAACTTAATATGTTCCAGATGGTTGCCAAAATT contains the following coding sequences:
- the LOC136844412 gene encoding GRIP and coiled-coil domain-containing protein 2-like isoform X9, which produces MPSLAILESNGNKSRNPSGSQEADKTQGKPGGNLEKLSKEELILKCRNLLAIAQKAKAAKDEVTAEAKKLKTLVKDADSVSAEAEALREMVADLTEGKVAYTTKVESLQRQLKIASSEVESLQEIENNLIRERNQLIAENSRLADEKQSYQEKLVSFKDSSSEKFKLLESSWQKEKLALEETVENLEAQNGQVDILKTKCKKLLEEKTTIEEELQKYQKIVAKSIKLEGEVKLLKEEKKADAIILESSKSEKKKLEEKLKVLESQVASLQKEREGEKHKEVDQIKIKELEDEVCKHKSQISSSETVLKEAQEKVHTLQKEIDCLKEKLEVASQSSESTNHELSLLKDELQTMAESNKCLQGEVEHVKLENEDIHQKYSLQIDEMKAELLKASTESTLKDTKEQELLEGKMQSDEKLKQLKVENTKLEEQIGILQRQLNEKSEQNANFDEKLKEKCNEVNEINEKLKKMENERVHLVDRNKSFSEKIEELEKLQDELYSISEEKSELIKRCENLESDVRLQREHLKNVEKQEECLKDVISKYENEANVKLKDDEKQKETVELLTSEIKDLKSLNDKLSESVKQLENDVKNSESTLTDIESSGNSLMMVCRKLYPLSQSRLSTESDVGQVMKGILELLNSVASKQLESGYEERFDNVLESLDKFQRHFKGKLSLYSESDWDVHAECFEKLSNSLINFSNSVTVALESSTERSSQFESIFLELALVYRKFCDNLKQECFQLSRLRKELDIINEEKLVFEKKLMDSSNDKCVLEKKLDETERKLSTSDKRCAEFENQIASGDSEKTEVVKSLQEQLFALRQENEKLSEAFKEISAAKDNLENSLEKQTLQLNKICAEHDSVLQAKKTVETEKESFENMLETLKSQSATKEKSLLDEKQNLEKKLTILSEEKITLEREFASLNVDKKKMEDNNSKEKQAISEKATDLLKEKDTWEREAKKLEQENQKLREDSAQLQKKIDDLGNDVCQMKDKIKSVEENHKTLKNEKDNFEKSFKEAENQNIQLNSSLEASSGRCEELLSELNEMNKVLRERGERISRLEASNKEKTEQLEATKNQLVELQNKMSSSEAELASKQEQLQTITEKLQSYSSESSPPSSSPDTQEITNLEEKVKELEQEKASLNKTIQALESELQSLRENAAPGHDAQSEIMSTSTISRAEDSQRMKELEDTFEERYMKLKSVAIRLKKRVAELTAQLNSAEESRNKLVSEKEDLKKKVDGGAKESIKMTSKNIQIMQGEIDRLQDEVDSKKKELKEWGKQLTSAAEQLAAVKSQLAESQEENATLLKTLKNQEESIASSREESANLRGQIAALEKRLSAETEQQLAIEERRKKAEEQMEEQRNKAAQYAKELEEAKQNNGMVSVNDITDIKNKSLMDLEMRDYELTVEDLNKKLSEKETIIVELQAEISREKGRSNSLQDQLTHLTAQEATERERAEKMKKLLLDHKTQLAELRQSQEVHLASQESDRATIEELTQEVEKQKLVLSEVSKEKTNLEDTVRKIKLSSERQIELLEEQLSKYKADASQLKTELDAVKKDFEGYKVRATSVLRQKARAPEVDVNELKGEKAQLQENYEAAQLRIQQLQSNWKP